A part of Quatrionicoccus australiensis genomic DNA contains:
- the purD gene encoding phosphoribosylamine--glycine ligase, translated as MNLLVIGSGGREHAMAWRLARTPGMQKVFVAPGNAGTAREHELQNINITDPVALADFAEQNKIHLTVVGPEAPLAAGVVNVFRARGLKIFGPTKEAAQLESSKDFAKRFMARHNIPTAEFATFTESTAAHAYIDAKGAPIVIKADGLAAGKGVVVAMSLEEAHAAIDDMLSGNKLGEAGARVVIEEFLDGEEASFIVMVDGKNVLALASSQDHKRIGDGDTGPNTGGMGAYSPAPCVTPEVHAKAMREIILPTVRGMAADGIPFTGFLYAGLMINKDGSVKTLEFNCRMGDPETQPILMRLKSDFVDLLEHAIDGKLDQVEAEWDRRVALGVVLAAANYPDTPRKGDQITGLPNGNSFGEDAHVFHAGTTEADGQVVTSGGRVLCVTALGENVKLAQKLAYESAVQIHFDGMQFRKDIGYRAISR; from the coding sequence ATGAATCTACTAGTCATCGGTTCCGGCGGCCGCGAGCACGCCATGGCCTGGCGCCTCGCCAGGACGCCCGGCATGCAGAAGGTCTTCGTCGCACCGGGCAATGCCGGCACGGCGCGCGAGCATGAGCTGCAAAACATCAACATCACCGATCCGGTGGCGCTGGCGGATTTTGCCGAGCAGAACAAGATCCACCTCACCGTGGTCGGCCCGGAAGCGCCGCTCGCTGCCGGCGTGGTCAATGTTTTCCGCGCCCGTGGCCTGAAGATCTTCGGCCCGACCAAGGAAGCGGCCCAGCTCGAATCCTCGAAGGATTTCGCCAAGCGCTTCATGGCCCGCCACAACATTCCGACCGCGGAATTTGCCACATTTACCGAGTCGACCGCTGCGCACGCCTACATCGACGCCAAGGGCGCACCGATCGTCATCAAGGCCGACGGCCTGGCTGCCGGCAAGGGCGTCGTCGTTGCGATGAGCCTGGAAGAAGCGCATGCCGCGATCGACGACATGCTGTCCGGCAACAAGCTGGGCGAGGCCGGTGCCCGCGTCGTCATCGAGGAATTCCTCGACGGCGAGGAAGCCAGCTTCATCGTCATGGTCGATGGCAAGAACGTGCTCGCCCTGGCTTCCAGCCAGGATCACAAGCGCATCGGCGACGGCGACACCGGCCCCAACACCGGCGGCATGGGCGCTTACTCCCCGGCCCCGTGCGTGACGCCGGAAGTGCACGCCAAGGCCATGCGCGAGATCATCCTGCCGACCGTACGCGGCATGGCGGCCGACGGCATTCCGTTCACCGGCTTCCTCTACGCCGGCCTGATGATCAACAAGGACGGCTCGGTCAAGACCCTGGAATTCAACTGCCGCATGGGCGACCCGGAAACCCAGCCGATCCTGATGCGCCTGAAGTCCGACTTCGTCGATCTGCTCGAACACGCCATCGACGGCAAGCTCGACCAGGTCGAAGCGGAATGGGATCGCCGCGTCGCGCTCGGCGTTGTGCTCGCTGCCGCCAACTATCCGGACACCCCGCGCAAGGGCGACCAGATCACCGGCTTGCCGAACGGCAACAGCTTCGGCGAGGATGCCCACGTCTTCCACGCCGGCACCACCGAGGCCGATGGCCAGGTCGTGACCAGCGGTGGCCGCGTGCTCTGCGTCACGGCGCTGGGCGAGAACGTCAAGCTGGCCCAGAAGCTGGCTTACGAATCGGCGGTGCAGATCCATTTCGACGGCATGCAGTTCCGCAAGGACATTGGCTACCGCGCCATTTCCCGCTAA